In Heliangelus exortis chromosome Z, bHelExo1.hap1, whole genome shotgun sequence, a genomic segment contains:
- the MSMP gene encoding prostate-associated microseminoprotein, whose protein sequence is MAMRVQKMGYAWGGLFLLLSLLLQLSGSQAKCYFQAKAPCEYEGKEFSLGESWLSTNCLLCTCLHPVGVGCCETTQHPIDFPDWCEAHYDSQTCQISVVQKANPSLPCVKSMEHEWGSSGTPEPLINKVLGMGLSR, encoded by the exons ATGGCCATGAGAGTGCAGAAGATGGGGTATGCTTGGGGTGgccttttcctgctgctctccctcctcctccagctgtcAGGCTCCCAGGCCAAATGCTACTTCCAGGCTAAAG CTCCCTGTGAGTACGAGGGGAAGGAGTTCTCCCTGGGGGAGTCGTGGCTGAGCACCAACTGCCTGCTCTGCACCTGCCTGCACCCCGTTGGCGTGGGCTGCTGCGAGAC TACCCAGCACCCCATCGACTTCCCTGACTGGTGTGAGGCTCACTATGATTCTCAGACCTGCCAGATCTCCGTGGTGCAGAAGGCCAACCCCAGCCTGCCCTGTGTGAAGAGCATGGAGCACGAGTGGGGCTCATCTGGCACCCCTGAGCCACTCATCAACAAGGTGCTGGGCATGGGGCTGAGCAGATAG
- the RGP1 gene encoding RAB6A-GEF complex partner protein 2 isoform X1, translating into MIEVLAKLGRGPVFLAGEVLECVITFTNPLSATSTSASSEMLAWASAQIHCQFHTSENRVALPPSDGSKHDVQAENETVFVPNRGERGQCILSTPPKILFCDLRLDPGESKSYAYCETLPIDGPPSFRGQSVKYVYKLTIGCQRVNSPIKLLRVPFRVLVLQGLKDYQFPQDEAVAPSNPFLEEEEGLKKDSRLADLATELLMVATSRRSLHLYNISNTRGKVGTFCIFKTVYKIGEDVIGTFNFSEGDIPCLQFSVSLQTEESIQEEFQRRRGQPVSFSTHARHQESCLHTAQSSFSLPIPLSSTPGFTTNIVSLKWRLHFEFVTSRESAGTCLLRGSQSEAITWTGVEQMDVDTFSWDLPIKVLPTNPILASYVSQFSSTNSITI; encoded by the exons ATGATCGAGGTGTTGGCCAAGCTGGGCCGTGGGCCTGTCTTCCTGGCTGGGGAAGTGTTGGAGTGTGTGATCACATTCACCAACCCATTATCTGCCACCTCTACCTCCGCCAGCAG TGAGATGCTGGCGTGGGCCAGTGCCCAGATCCACTGCCAGTTCCACACCAGTGAGAACCGGGTGGCGCTCCCTCCCTCTGACGGCAGCAAGCACGACGTGCAGGCAGAGAACGAGACAGTCTTTGTCCCCAACAGAG gaGAGAGGGGACAGTGTATCCTGTCCACCCCACCGAAGATTCTCTTCTGTGACTTGCGGCTGGATCCCGGGGAGTCAAAGTCCT ATGCATACTGTGAGACACTGCCCATAGATGGACCCCCCTCTTTCCGGGGACAGTCGGTGAAGTACGTGTACAAGCTGACCATTGGCTGCCAGCGTGTCAACTCCCCCATCAAGCTCCTGCGTGTTCCCTTCCGTGTCCTTGTGCTGCAGG GGCTGAAGGACTACCAGTTCCCACAGGACGAGGCTGTTGCACCCTCAAACCCCTttctggaggaggaagagggctTGAAGAAGGACTCGCGCCTTGCTGACCTGGCAACAGAACTGCTCATGGTGGCCACCTCCCGACGCAGCCTGC ACCTGTACAACATCAGCAACACTCGTGGGAAGGTGGGGACTTTCTGCATCTTTAAGACTGTGTATAAGATTGGAGAGGATGTCATCGGGACCTTCAACTTCTCAGAAGGAGACATCCCGTGTCTGCAG TTCTCGGTGAGCCTGCAGACGGAGGAAAGCATCCAGGAGGAGTTTCAGCGCCGGCGAGGGCAGCCCGTGTCCTTCAGCACGCATGCCCGCCACCAGGAGTCCTGCCTGCACACGGCCCAGAGCAGCTTCAGCCTGCCCATCCCGCTCAGCTCCACCCCGGGCTTCACCACCAACATCG TGTCCCTGAAGTGGAGGCTGCACTTTGAGTTTGTCACCTCCCGGGAGTCAGCAGGGACTTGCCTGCTTCGTGGGAGCCAGTCGGAGGCCATCACCTGGACTGGGGTGGAGCAGATGGATGTAGACACATTCAGCTGGGACTTGCCCATCAAAGTCCTTCCCACCAATCCCATCCTGGCTTCCTATGTATCTCAGTTCTCCAGCACCAACTCCATCACCATCTGA
- the RGP1 gene encoding RAB6A-GEF complex partner protein 2 isoform X2 gives MLAWASAQIHCQFHTSENRVALPPSDGSKHDVQAENETVFVPNRGERGQCILSTPPKILFCDLRLDPGESKSYAYCETLPIDGPPSFRGQSVKYVYKLTIGCQRVNSPIKLLRVPFRVLVLQGLKDYQFPQDEAVAPSNPFLEEEEGLKKDSRLADLATELLMVATSRRSLHLYNISNTRGKVGTFCIFKTVYKIGEDVIGTFNFSEGDIPCLQFSVSLQTEESIQEEFQRRRGQPVSFSTHARHQESCLHTAQSSFSLPIPLSSTPGFTTNIVSLKWRLHFEFVTSRESAGTCLLRGSQSEAITWTGVEQMDVDTFSWDLPIKVLPTNPILASYVSQFSSTNSITI, from the exons ATGCTGGCGTGGGCCAGTGCCCAGATCCACTGCCAGTTCCACACCAGTGAGAACCGGGTGGCGCTCCCTCCCTCTGACGGCAGCAAGCACGACGTGCAGGCAGAGAACGAGACAGTCTTTGTCCCCAACAGAG gaGAGAGGGGACAGTGTATCCTGTCCACCCCACCGAAGATTCTCTTCTGTGACTTGCGGCTGGATCCCGGGGAGTCAAAGTCCT ATGCATACTGTGAGACACTGCCCATAGATGGACCCCCCTCTTTCCGGGGACAGTCGGTGAAGTACGTGTACAAGCTGACCATTGGCTGCCAGCGTGTCAACTCCCCCATCAAGCTCCTGCGTGTTCCCTTCCGTGTCCTTGTGCTGCAGG GGCTGAAGGACTACCAGTTCCCACAGGACGAGGCTGTTGCACCCTCAAACCCCTttctggaggaggaagagggctTGAAGAAGGACTCGCGCCTTGCTGACCTGGCAACAGAACTGCTCATGGTGGCCACCTCCCGACGCAGCCTGC ACCTGTACAACATCAGCAACACTCGTGGGAAGGTGGGGACTTTCTGCATCTTTAAGACTGTGTATAAGATTGGAGAGGATGTCATCGGGACCTTCAACTTCTCAGAAGGAGACATCCCGTGTCTGCAG TTCTCGGTGAGCCTGCAGACGGAGGAAAGCATCCAGGAGGAGTTTCAGCGCCGGCGAGGGCAGCCCGTGTCCTTCAGCACGCATGCCCGCCACCAGGAGTCCTGCCTGCACACGGCCCAGAGCAGCTTCAGCCTGCCCATCCCGCTCAGCTCCACCCCGGGCTTCACCACCAACATCG TGTCCCTGAAGTGGAGGCTGCACTTTGAGTTTGTCACCTCCCGGGAGTCAGCAGGGACTTGCCTGCTTCGTGGGAGCCAGTCGGAGGCCATCACCTGGACTGGGGTGGAGCAGATGGATGTAGACACATTCAGCTGGGACTTGCCCATCAAAGTCCTTCCCACCAATCCCATCCTGGCTTCCTATGTATCTCAGTTCTCCAGCACCAACTCCATCACCATCTGA